A portion of the Glandiceps talaboti chromosome 13, keGlaTala1.1, whole genome shotgun sequence genome contains these proteins:
- the LOC144444813 gene encoding centrosomal AT-AC splicing factor-like, whose protein sequence is MSAADVQTFQFCEVCRRNHDQGRKHIYTKRHADRIKLILQKLKDKVKTAKAALREPSISSEQSLHSVKCWCYICSEEVPRHAGENKNIIFKEQGLIYHLASSSHLKKAVEFLWNNKLDKNQMNKFILTEEHCQKWKESKKIAQEIYVRKQEQDFEEKVKKQTEIEARRLELLTEVPITSQTLLPRPYYKSQHMILPSTSCIQTQSYNSNGSMIDTQTTSTRFNDGHSMYAAPCHQSYAVRNNHETMGFQKYNPRSYTVMETTSNDDEDSSWPTPCTTNNNKDRKTKESSNKTSTLQSSTTTTITTSTTTDNVIGVPSNRTDAAIGVTNHSEHRLTEKSTLGNKRTTNVKNTSGLTAIHIQDDGTGNIHTGALPPWLQDDDEGDDEDNSRNQQVIGPTEEDYKKHLERQRKRKLPPDRVGANFDHSLQTNDQWLPSFGRVWNSGRRWQSRHEYRREDTASKRRKHAAKKN, encoded by the exons ATGTCAGCCGCCGATGTCCAAACTTTCCAATTCTGTGAAGTGTGTCGGCGAAATCATGATCAGGGCAGAAAACATATCTACACGAAACGTCATGCAGACCGGATAAAATTAATACTCCAAAAGCTAAAGGACAAG GTGAAAACAGCCAAAGCAGCACTAAGAGAACCTAGCATATCATCTGAACAATCCTTACATTCAGTGAAATGTTGGTGTTATATATGTTCTGAAGAAGTCCCGAGACATGCTggagaaaataaaaacatcattttcaaagaaCAAGGCTTGATATATCACTTAGCCAG CTCGAGTCATTTAAAGAAAGCTGTAGAATTCTTGTGGAATAACAAACTGGACAAGAATCAAATGAACAAGTTCATTTTGACTGAGGAACATTGTCAGAAATGGAAAGAATCCAAGAAAATAGCTCAAGAAATATATGTAAGAAAACAAGAACAAGACTTTGAAGAG AAAGTCAAGAAACAGACAGAAATAGAAGCTAGAAGACTAGAATTGTTAACAGAGGTTCCTATTACATCACAAACCTTACTACCCAGGCCGTACTATAAGAGTCAACATATG ATATTACCATCAACATCCTGTATACAGACACAATCCTATAATAGTAATGGCTCCATGATTGATACGCAAACTACTAGTACAAG GTTCAATGATGGGCATTCCATGTATGCTGCTCCATGCCATCAAAGTTATGCTGTAAGGAATAACCATGAAACCATGGGATTTCAAAAGTACAACCCAAGGAGTTATACAGTAATGGAGACAACATCAAATGATGATGAAGACAGTTCATGGCCAACTCCTTGTACAACTAATAACAATAAAGATAGAAAGACTAAAGAGTCAAGCAACAAGACATCAACTCTACAAagttccaccaccaccaccatcaccaccagtACAACAACAGACAATGTGATAGGAGTACCATCCAATAGAACAGATGCTGCAATTGGTGTGACAAACCACTCTGAACACAGACTGACTGAAAAGTCTACTTTAGGAAATAAGAGAACTACCAATGTGAAGAATACAAGTGGACTTACAGCCatacatatacag GATGATGGTACTGGTAACATACACACTGGAGCACTGCCGCCATGGTTACAAGATGACGAtgaaggtgatgatgaagaTAACAGCAGAAATCAACAAGTGATTGGTCCAACTGAAGAGGACTACAAGAAGCATT TGGAAAGACAACGGAAACGAAAGTTACCACCGGACAGAGTTGGTGCTAATTTTGATCACTCCCTTCAAACCAATGACCAGTGGCTGCCTTCATTTGGTAGAGTATGGAATTCAGGGAGGAGGTGGCAGTCCAG GCATGAATACAGACGAGAGGATACTGCAAGCAAAAGGAGAAAACATgcagcaaaaaaaaattaa